In Actinoplanes sp. NBC_00393, a single genomic region encodes these proteins:
- a CDS encoding FAD-binding oxidoreductase, which translates to MSLLDDLAVKAGDDDVVGGVPARMVAAPTSTEEAAALVAAAQDLSVVIRGGGTKLHWGNPPRELDLIIDTRRLAGVVEHAAGDLITVVRAGTPMSELHALPGQQLALDAPPGATAGGTVAANASGPRRLRYGTARDLLIGITVVRPDGRIAKAGGKVVKNVAGYDLGKLYTGSFGTLGLITECVFRLHPVPAASAFVRATAPPGHTARILGAQLAATAIEVHAAPGTDPEIAVRLEGTAEGVRDRAETVAGLLDGGEITDEPPPWWGVAPPGDVTVKLTGVLSQVPALVATAVGAGATVSGSAGAGVLYAGFPAEGCDPHSRVELLRAAAVRASGHLVVLTAPEGVRDTLDLWGPVPGLALMRRVKEQFDPGHRFAPGRFVGGI; encoded by the coding sequence ATGTCGCTGCTCGACGATCTCGCGGTCAAGGCCGGCGACGACGACGTGGTCGGCGGGGTGCCGGCCCGGATGGTCGCGGCGCCCACCTCCACCGAGGAGGCGGCGGCGCTGGTCGCGGCCGCGCAGGATCTCTCCGTGGTGATCCGCGGCGGCGGCACCAAGCTGCACTGGGGCAATCCGCCGCGCGAACTCGACCTGATCATCGACACCCGGCGGCTGGCCGGCGTCGTCGAGCACGCCGCCGGCGACCTGATCACCGTGGTCCGGGCCGGCACCCCGATGTCCGAGCTGCACGCCCTGCCCGGCCAGCAGCTCGCCCTGGACGCGCCGCCCGGGGCGACGGCCGGCGGCACGGTCGCGGCGAACGCCAGCGGTCCGCGCCGCCTGCGCTACGGCACGGCCCGCGACCTGCTGATCGGCATCACCGTGGTCCGGCCGGACGGCAGGATCGCCAAGGCCGGCGGCAAGGTGGTCAAGAACGTGGCCGGCTACGACCTGGGCAAGCTCTACACCGGTTCCTTCGGAACCCTCGGGCTGATCACCGAGTGCGTGTTCCGCCTGCATCCGGTCCCGGCAGCATCAGCATTCGTACGCGCGACGGCTCCCCCGGGCCACACAGCGCGGATCCTCGGCGCCCAGTTGGCGGCCACGGCGATCGAGGTCCACGCCGCGCCCGGAACCGACCCGGAGATCGCCGTGCGGCTCGAGGGCACGGCGGAAGGCGTCCGTGACCGGGCCGAGACGGTGGCCGGCCTGCTGGACGGCGGCGAGATCACCGACGAGCCGCCGCCCTGGTGGGGTGTCGCGCCGCCGGGCGACGTCACGGTCAAGCTGACCGGCGTCCTCTCCCAGGTACCGGCGCTGGTCGCCACCGCGGTCGGCGCGGGCGCCACGGTCAGCGGCTCGGCCGGCGCCGGCGTGCTCTACGCGGGTTTCCCGGCGGAGGGGTGCGACCCGCACAGCCGGGTGGAGCTGCTGCGGGCGGCCGCGGTCCGGGCGAGCGGCCACCTCGTGGTGCTGACCGCTCCGGAGGGCGTCCGCGACACCCTGGACCTGTGGGGCCCGGTGCCGGGTCTCGCGCTGATGCGCCGGGTCAAGGAGCAGTTCGACCCGGGTCACCGGTTCGCCCCGGGCCGCTTCGTGGGAGGGATCTGA
- a CDS encoding FAD-linked oxidase C-terminal domain-containing protein, protein MSGIDALASRLRAELAPDQVLTDRQQLRTYECDGLAHYKVIPALVALPRTADQVAAVVRACADARVPFVARGSGTGLSGGALPHADGVLIVTSQLRDIVELRPEDERAVVQPGVINLHVTQAATPHGYYYAPDPSSQQICSIGGNVAENSGGAHCLKYGFTTNHVTGLRVVTPDGEQVDFGGAAPDTPGYDLLGAFVGSEGTLGVATEVTVKLTRLPESVRTLLAAFASTDQAGAATSAIIAAGVVPAAIEMMDVLSIEAAESAVRCGYPAGAGAVLIVELDGPAAEVDAQFAEVTRLCDEAGAFETRVAADDAERALIWRGRKSAFAAVGRISPDYIVQDGVIPRTALPEVLRRINEVAGEHGVRVANVFHAGDGNLHPLVLFDAAVPGETERAETVSGAILDLCIEHGGSITGEHGVGVDKARYMPRMFSETDLDTMQLVRCAFDPDGLANPGKVFPTPRLCGERPGRRSGAFEYQGAEVF, encoded by the coding sequence ATGAGCGGGATCGATGCGCTGGCGAGCCGGTTGCGGGCCGAACTGGCCCCGGACCAGGTGCTCACCGACCGGCAACAGCTGCGGACGTACGAGTGTGACGGCCTCGCCCACTACAAGGTGATCCCCGCGCTGGTCGCCCTGCCCCGGACCGCGGACCAGGTCGCCGCGGTGGTCCGCGCGTGTGCCGACGCCCGGGTGCCGTTCGTGGCCCGCGGTTCCGGCACCGGCCTGTCCGGCGGGGCGCTACCGCACGCCGACGGGGTGCTGATCGTGACCTCCCAGCTGCGGGACATCGTCGAGCTGCGCCCCGAGGACGAGCGGGCCGTCGTCCAGCCCGGCGTGATCAACCTGCACGTCACCCAGGCCGCCACCCCGCACGGCTACTACTACGCGCCGGACCCGTCCAGCCAGCAGATCTGCTCGATCGGCGGCAACGTGGCGGAGAACTCGGGCGGCGCGCACTGCCTCAAGTACGGGTTCACCACCAACCACGTGACCGGTCTGCGCGTGGTCACGCCGGACGGCGAGCAGGTCGACTTCGGCGGCGCCGCCCCGGACACGCCGGGCTACGACCTGCTCGGCGCGTTCGTCGGCTCGGAGGGCACGCTCGGCGTCGCCACCGAGGTCACCGTCAAGCTCACCCGGCTGCCGGAATCCGTCCGTACCCTGCTCGCCGCCTTCGCCTCCACCGACCAGGCCGGTGCCGCCACCTCGGCGATCATCGCGGCCGGGGTGGTGCCGGCCGCGATCGAGATGATGGACGTGCTCTCCATCGAGGCCGCCGAGTCCGCGGTGCGCTGCGGCTACCCGGCCGGCGCCGGCGCGGTGCTGATCGTCGAGCTGGACGGGCCCGCGGCCGAGGTGGACGCCCAGTTCGCCGAGGTGACCCGGCTCTGCGACGAGGCCGGCGCGTTCGAGACCCGGGTGGCCGCCGACGACGCCGAACGGGCGCTGATCTGGCGCGGCCGCAAGTCGGCGTTCGCCGCGGTCGGCCGGATCAGCCCGGACTACATCGTCCAGGACGGGGTGATCCCGCGGACCGCGCTGCCCGAGGTGCTGCGCCGGATCAACGAGGTGGCCGGCGAGCACGGCGTCCGGGTGGCCAACGTCTTCCACGCCGGCGACGGCAACCTGCATCCGCTCGTGCTCTTCGACGCGGCGGTGCCCGGCGAGACCGAGCGGGCCGAGACGGTCTCCGGCGCCATCCTCGACCTCTGCATCGAGCACGGCGGGTCGATCACCGGCGAGCACGGCGTCGGCGTGGACAAGGCCCGCTACATGCCGCGGATGTTCTCGGAGACCGATCTGGACACGATGCAGCTGGTCCGGTGCGCGTTCGACCCGGACGGGCTGGCCAATCCGGGCAAGGTCTTCCCCACCCCACGGCTGTGCGGGGAACGGCCGGGGCGCCGCAGCGGCGCTTTCGAGTACCAGGGCGCGGAGGTCTTCTGA
- the ppdK gene encoding pyruvate, phosphate dikinase: protein MKFVYDFHEGNKDLKDLLGGKGANLAEMTNLGLPVPPGFTITTEACQQYLRVGSHVEGLSAEVDEHLATLERDMGRRLGDPADPLLVSVRSGAKFSMPGMMETVLNVGLNDESVAGLSRQAGGNDRFAWDSYRRLIQMFGKTVCDVPGEEFEDALHKAKTAKGVKDDVQLDAEDLRGLVSAYKKVFVKHTGHEFPQDPREQLDQAIEAVFRSWNADRAVLYRRQERIPTDLGTAVNVVAMVFGNLGSDSGTGVAFTRDPASGEQGIYGDYLANAQGEDVVAGIRNTLSLTELERLDKKSYDELLQIMATLEGHYRDLCDIEFTIERGKLWMLQTRVGKRTAAAAFTIAAQLVDEGVIDLDEALTRVTGSQLAQLMFPRFDLSGDPSSITRGVGASPGAAFGEVVFTAARAVEVAAEGKQVILVRRETNPDDLPGMIAAQGILTSRGGKTSHAAVVARGMGKTCVCGADELEVGPSSFAVGNVVVNEGDIVSIDGTTGRVYLGEVPVRPSEVVQYFEGELDPASTDNPLVLAVHRIITHADEKRALKVRTNADTGVDSARARRFGAQGIGLCRTEHMFLGDRRELVERLILARTDAERDDALSRLQPLQRADFLEIFREMNGLPVTIRLIDPPLHEFLPSLEELAVRVAVQHEHGQHVEHDEQLLAAVRRMHEQNPMLGLRGVRLGLVIPGLFAMQVRAIAEAAVALAAEGGTPRPEIMVPLVGAVQELETVRAEAEKIIASTVADSGVEILIGTMIEVPRAALTAGQIAEAAEFFSFGTNDLTQMAWGFSRDDVEGAFFWRYLELGIFGISPFESIDADGVGRLVKIAAEEGRAARPGLKLGVCGEHGGDPDSVHFFHQVGLDYVSCSPFRVPIARLEAGRAAVQSEGSDHR from the coding sequence ATGAAGTTCGTCTACGACTTCCACGAGGGAAACAAGGACCTCAAAGATCTGCTGGGTGGCAAGGGCGCCAATCTCGCGGAGATGACGAACCTGGGCCTGCCTGTGCCTCCCGGCTTCACCATCACGACCGAGGCGTGCCAGCAATACCTGCGCGTCGGTTCGCACGTCGAAGGGCTGTCGGCGGAGGTCGACGAGCACCTGGCCACGCTCGAACGCGACATGGGCCGCAGGCTCGGCGACCCGGCCGACCCATTGCTCGTCTCGGTCCGATCGGGTGCGAAGTTCTCGATGCCCGGGATGATGGAGACCGTTCTCAACGTCGGCCTCAACGACGAATCCGTGGCCGGTCTCTCCCGGCAGGCCGGCGGCAACGACCGGTTCGCGTGGGATTCGTACCGGCGGCTCATCCAGATGTTCGGCAAGACCGTGTGCGACGTCCCGGGCGAGGAGTTCGAGGACGCGTTGCACAAGGCGAAGACGGCCAAGGGCGTCAAGGACGACGTGCAGCTCGACGCCGAGGACCTTCGCGGGCTCGTGAGCGCGTACAAGAAGGTGTTCGTCAAGCACACCGGCCACGAGTTCCCGCAGGACCCGCGCGAGCAGCTCGACCAGGCGATCGAGGCGGTCTTCCGGTCCTGGAACGCCGACCGGGCCGTCCTCTACCGCCGGCAGGAGCGCATCCCCACCGACCTGGGCACCGCCGTCAACGTGGTCGCCATGGTCTTCGGCAACCTCGGCTCCGACTCCGGCACCGGCGTCGCCTTCACCCGCGACCCGGCCAGCGGCGAGCAGGGCATCTACGGCGACTACCTGGCCAATGCGCAGGGCGAGGACGTGGTCGCCGGCATCCGCAACACGCTGTCCCTGACCGAGCTGGAACGCCTCGACAAGAAGTCGTACGACGAGCTCCTGCAGATCATGGCCACCCTCGAGGGCCACTACCGCGACCTGTGCGACATCGAGTTCACCATCGAGCGCGGCAAGCTGTGGATGCTGCAGACCCGCGTCGGCAAGCGCACCGCCGCGGCCGCCTTCACCATCGCGGCGCAACTGGTCGACGAAGGCGTGATCGACCTCGACGAGGCGCTCACCCGGGTCACCGGATCCCAGCTGGCCCAGCTGATGTTCCCCCGGTTCGACCTGTCCGGCGACCCGTCGTCCATCACCCGCGGTGTCGGCGCCTCGCCGGGCGCCGCCTTCGGCGAGGTGGTCTTCACCGCCGCCCGCGCCGTCGAGGTGGCCGCCGAGGGCAAGCAGGTCATCCTGGTCCGCCGGGAGACCAACCCGGACGACCTGCCCGGCATGATCGCCGCGCAGGGCATCCTGACCAGCCGTGGCGGCAAGACCTCGCACGCCGCCGTGGTGGCCCGCGGCATGGGCAAGACCTGCGTCTGCGGCGCCGACGAACTGGAGGTCGGGCCCTCCTCCTTCGCGGTCGGCAACGTGGTCGTCAACGAGGGCGACATCGTCTCCATCGACGGCACCACCGGGCGGGTCTACCTCGGTGAGGTGCCGGTCCGGCCCAGCGAGGTGGTGCAGTACTTCGAGGGCGAACTCGACCCGGCCTCGACCGACAACCCGCTGGTCCTCGCCGTGCACCGGATCATCACGCACGCCGACGAGAAGCGGGCGCTCAAGGTGCGCACCAACGCGGACACCGGCGTGGACTCGGCGCGGGCCCGGCGCTTCGGCGCCCAGGGCATCGGGCTGTGCCGCACCGAGCACATGTTCCTCGGCGACCGGCGGGAACTGGTGGAACGGCTCATTCTGGCGCGGACCGACGCGGAACGCGACGACGCCCTGTCCCGGCTGCAGCCGTTGCAGCGGGCCGACTTCCTGGAGATCTTCCGGGAGATGAACGGGCTGCCGGTCACCATCCGGCTGATCGACCCGCCGCTGCACGAGTTCCTGCCGTCCCTCGAGGAGCTCGCGGTGCGGGTCGCCGTGCAGCACGAGCACGGGCAGCACGTCGAGCACGACGAGCAGTTGCTTGCGGCGGTCCGGCGGATGCACGAGCAGAACCCGATGCTGGGCCTGCGTGGCGTACGGCTCGGCCTGGTCATCCCCGGCCTGTTCGCGATGCAGGTCCGGGCCATCGCCGAAGCCGCGGTCGCGCTGGCCGCCGAGGGCGGCACCCCGCGCCCGGAGATCATGGTCCCGCTGGTCGGCGCGGTCCAAGAGCTGGAGACGGTACGCGCGGAAGCCGAGAAGATCATCGCGTCGACGGTGGCGGACTCGGGCGTCGAAATCCTGATCGGCACGATGATCGAGGTACCGCGGGCGGCGCTCACCGCCGGCCAGATCGCCGAGGCCGCCGAGTTCTTCTCCTTCGGCACCAACGACCTCACCCAGATGGCCTGGGGCTTCTCCCGCGACGACGTCGAGGGCGCGTTCTTCTGGCGCTACCTCGAGCTGGGCATCTTCGGCATCTCCCCGTTCGAGTCCATCGACGCCGATGGTGTGGGCCGGCTCGTGAAGATCGCCGCGGAGGAGGGGCGGGCTGCCCGCCCCGGCCTGAAGCTGGGTGTTTGCGGCGAGCATGGCGGGGACCCGGACTCGGTGCACTTCTTCCATCAGGTCGGGCTGGATTATGTGTCTTGCTCGCCGTTCCGGGTGCCGATCGCCCGCCTGGAGGCCGGTCGCGCGGCAGTGCAGTCGGAGGGGTCCGACCACCGCTGA
- a CDS encoding VOC family protein — translation MTSRLNPYLTFNGNAREALEFYRSVLGGELTINTFGDVGTPDPGIKDKVMHGQLTAADGNTLMGSDCPPGMEFQPGNSMTVSLSGDSGDGLREIWEKLAEGATIGVPLEKQMWGDEFGQLVDRFGVPWMVNIGQA, via the coding sequence ATGACGTCCCGGCTCAACCCCTACCTGACCTTCAACGGCAATGCGCGTGAGGCTCTGGAGTTCTACCGCTCGGTCCTTGGCGGCGAGCTGACGATCAACACCTTCGGTGATGTCGGCACGCCTGACCCGGGCATCAAGGACAAGGTCATGCACGGTCAGCTCACTGCGGCTGACGGGAACACTCTGATGGGTTCGGACTGCCCACCCGGCATGGAGTTCCAGCCGGGAAACTCGATGACCGTCAGCCTCAGCGGCGACAGTGGCGATGGCCTTCGCGAGATCTGGGAGAAGCTGGCCGAGGGCGCCACGATCGGCGTGCCCTTGGAGAAACAGATGTGGGGCGACGAGTTCGGCCAGTTGGTGGACCGTTTCGGCGTGCCTTGGATGGTCAACATCGGCCAGGCGTAG
- a CDS encoding YceI family protein, with the protein MKVDRPVREWNGLIIPDPGVYTLDEAHKRIGFVAQHMMVSPIRGEFAKGSATMVVAADPLQSSISATIRADSINTHNPERDAHLSSPDFLDVGRYPTLEYRSTGIVWEAENDPIFHWARLRNNPLGRRGTIADLPPAATRASGRFVVKGVLKVKDVTRPIDMQMEFGGARKDPYEREIFGFSATAELDREDYGLLWNVMLESGGVLVGKKIRIEIAGEAIREG; encoded by the coding sequence GTGAAGGTCGACCGGCCGGTCCGGGAGTGGAACGGCCTGATCATTCCGGATCCAGGCGTTTACACATTGGACGAAGCGCACAAACGCATTGGATTTGTGGCGCAACATATGATGGTCAGCCCGATTCGCGGTGAATTCGCCAAGGGAAGCGCGACCATGGTGGTGGCCGCGGATCCGCTGCAGTCGTCGATCAGCGCGACGATTCGCGCGGACAGCATCAACACGCACAACCCGGAGCGGGACGCGCACCTGTCCAGCCCGGACTTCCTCGACGTGGGGCGCTATCCCACGCTGGAGTACCGGAGCACCGGCATCGTCTGGGAGGCCGAGAACGACCCGATTTTCCACTGGGCCCGGCTGCGCAACAACCCGCTCGGGCGGCGGGGCACGATCGCCGACCTGCCGCCGGCGGCGACCCGGGCTTCGGGCCGGTTCGTGGTCAAGGGAGTGCTGAAGGTCAAGGATGTGACCCGGCCCATCGACATGCAGATGGAGTTCGGTGGGGCCCGCAAGGATCCGTACGAGCGGGAGATCTTCGGCTTCAGCGCAACCGCCGAACTGGACCGGGAGGACTACGGCCTGCTCTGGAACGTCATGCTGGAGAGCGGCGGCGTCCTGGTCGGCAAGAAGATCCGCATCGAAATCGCCGGCGAAGCGATCCGCGAAGGCTGA
- a CDS encoding RecQ family ATP-dependent DNA helicase has product MSSATEALNRVFGYPTFRGQQGDIVEHVIAGGDALVLMPTGGGKSLCYQIPALVRPGTGVVISPLIALMQDQVDALRTLGVRANFLNSTQDFEERRVVEAEFVAGGLDLLYVAPEGLGTAGVQRLLDRGKISLFAIDEAHCVAQWGHDFRPDYLGLSMLHERWPDVPRIALTATATPATQAEIATRLQLTDARHFTASFDRPNIQYRIVPKSSPSRQLLELLRAEHSGHSGIVYCLSRASVEKHATFLTENGIPALPYHAGLDARTRALHQSRFLREDGLVMVATIAFGMGIDKPDVRFVAHLDLPKSVEGYYQETGRAGRDGLPSTAWLAYGLQDVVQQRKMIDSSEGDLSFRRNAAQHLDAMLALCESVTCRRAQLLAYFGQAFDPSSGAALASASASSVPLSSASPSDASVAAASPSGAFPSGASPVGASPSGAFPSGASADGASPSGAFPSGASPVGASPSGASSDGAGCGNCDTCLNPPESWDGTVPAQKLLSTVFRLQKERGQKFGAGQSIDILLGKRTDKVSRFRHDELKVFGIGADLRESEWRGVVRQLLAGGFLAVEGEYSTIALTERSAEVLRGERKLMMRRETAPPRPSRTSSRQSTSARAAAPADLPAAAAPLFDRLRTWRGATAKEQGVPAYVIFHDATLRAIAALAPTTLDQLGTVSGVGQSKLTKFGTQVLEVVAGASTEPSTSPTLSAPSVSYAPSSSPMPSASSAPSTSSTTSAHRTSSAPPAPSMSSAASAPGMSSAASAPGVPFARGASPGPGATAAPTARGPFTAEPDAEFFPPEPDDPEYFPPEPDYYDE; this is encoded by the coding sequence GTGTCCAGCGCCACCGAGGCCCTCAACCGGGTCTTCGGCTACCCGACCTTCCGCGGGCAGCAGGGCGACATCGTCGAGCACGTGATCGCCGGCGGTGACGCCCTGGTGCTGATGCCAACCGGCGGCGGCAAATCGCTCTGCTACCAGATCCCCGCCCTGGTCCGGCCCGGGACGGGGGTGGTGATCTCGCCGCTGATCGCGCTCATGCAGGACCAGGTGGATGCGTTGCGCACCCTGGGCGTGCGGGCCAACTTCCTGAATTCGACGCAGGACTTCGAGGAGCGCCGCGTCGTCGAGGCGGAGTTCGTCGCCGGCGGGCTGGACCTGCTGTATGTGGCTCCGGAAGGCCTGGGGACCGCGGGTGTGCAGCGGCTGCTGGACCGGGGGAAGATCTCGCTGTTCGCCATTGATGAGGCGCACTGTGTGGCGCAGTGGGGGCACGACTTCCGGCCTGACTACCTCGGGCTGTCGATGCTGCACGAGCGGTGGCCTGATGTGCCGCGGATCGCGCTGACCGCCACGGCGACGCCGGCCACCCAGGCGGAGATCGCTACCCGGCTTCAGTTGACGGATGCTCGGCATTTCACGGCCAGTTTCGACCGGCCCAACATTCAGTACCGGATCGTCCCCAAGAGCTCGCCTTCCCGTCAGCTGCTCGAGTTGCTCCGCGCAGAACATTCCGGACATTCCGGAATTGTCTATTGCTTGTCGCGGGCGTCGGTGGAGAAGCACGCCACGTTCCTGACGGAGAACGGGATTCCTGCCCTGCCCTATCACGCCGGGCTGGACGCTCGGACGCGTGCGCTGCACCAGTCCCGGTTCCTGCGGGAGGACGGGCTGGTCATGGTGGCCACCATCGCGTTCGGGATGGGCATCGACAAGCCGGATGTGCGCTTCGTCGCCCACCTCGATCTACCCAAGTCGGTGGAGGGCTACTACCAGGAGACCGGGCGTGCCGGGCGGGACGGGCTGCCATCCACCGCCTGGTTGGCGTACGGGTTGCAGGACGTGGTCCAGCAACGCAAGATGATCGACAGCTCGGAGGGCGACCTTTCGTTCCGCCGCAACGCCGCCCAGCACCTGGACGCGATGCTGGCCCTGTGCGAGAGCGTCACCTGCCGGCGTGCGCAGTTGCTCGCCTACTTCGGCCAGGCCTTCGACCCCTCTTCCGGCGCTGCCCTTGCCAGCGCCTCGGCCTCCAGCGTTCCCCTCTCCAGCGCTTCCCCCTCCGACGCCTCCGTTGCCGCCGCCTCTCCCTCGGGCGCTTTCCCCTCCGGCGCGTCCCCTGTTGGCGCCTCTCCCTCCGGTGCTTTCCCCTCCGGCGCGTCCGCTGATGGCGCCTCTCCCTCCGGTGCTTTCCCCTCCGGCGCGTCCCCTGTTGGCGCCTCTCCCTCCGGTGCTTCCTCTGACGGCGCCGGCTGCGGGAATTGCGACACCTGCCTGAACCCGCCGGAGTCCTGGGACGGCACCGTGCCCGCGCAGAAACTGCTCTCCACGGTCTTCCGTCTGCAGAAGGAACGCGGCCAGAAATTCGGCGCCGGCCAGTCGATCGACATCCTGCTCGGCAAGCGCACCGACAAGGTGAGCCGCTTCCGCCACGACGAGCTCAAGGTCTTCGGCATCGGCGCCGACCTACGCGAGTCCGAGTGGCGCGGCGTGGTCCGGCAGCTGCTGGCCGGCGGCTTCCTGGCGGTAGAGGGCGAGTACAGCACGATCGCCCTGACCGAACGCAGCGCCGAGGTCCTGCGCGGTGAACGCAAACTGATGATGCGCCGCGAGACCGCCCCACCCCGCCCCAGCCGCACATCCTCCCGCCAGTCCACATCCGCGCGCGCAGCCGCCCCCGCCGACCTGCCCGCCGCCGCAGCCCCGCTGTTCGACCGCTTGCGCACATGGCGCGGCGCAACAGCAAAGGAACAGGGCGTCCCCGCCTACGTGATCTTCCACGACGCCACGCTGCGGGCGATCGCCGCGCTCGCCCCCACCACGCTGGACCAGCTGGGCACAGTAAGCGGCGTCGGCCAGAGCAAGCTGACCAAGTTCGGCACCCAGGTCCTGGAGGTAGTCGCCGGCGCCTCCACCGAGCCCAGCACATCCCCAACGCTCAGCGCACCCAGCGTTTCCTATGCACCTAGCAGCTCCCCGATGCCCAGCGCATCCTCCGCGCCCAGCACGTCCAGCACGACATCCGCGCACAGGACGTCCAGCGCGCCCCCCGCGCCCAGCATGTCCAGCGCGGCCTCCGCGCCCGGCATGTCCAGCGCGGCCTCCGCGCCCGGCGTGCCATTCGCGCGAGGCGCGTCCCCCGGGCCAGGGGCAACAGCTGCACCCACCGCGCGCGGGCCCTTCACCGCCGAGCCCGACGCCGAATTCTTCCCGCCCGAGCCCGACGACCCCGAGTACTTCCCACCCGAACCGGACTACTACGACGAGTAA
- a CDS encoding SpoIIE family protein phosphatase — protein sequence MDLPGADELDAMVSAVDQLPFIVAVCEGPDLLMVAANAATRAVLPGREIIGRPIRDVLSDLAGQQWVDAYYEVYRTGEPITGRQWRAHLQQPDGSVLEMFATFTIVPWLDAAGNRRGVIGAGFDVTELARTRQAAEAEADRLRRRYEQSRDVITALQRELLPSGLPVLPGLQVAASYLLAETDTAAGGDWFDAVSGPDGRVGLVVGDVVGHGVTASGVMGQLRAVLQERLDAGADIGQALAAADRLAGRVRAAHAATVCLVLLDPGTGEFAYCTAGHPAPLLVAADGRARYLPGSGGVPLGTGGHFPVRTGRLETGDLLLLYSDGILERPAVSIDGATGSATELAQVAAAAAAGRALHDPNATAVERVCTQAVELLVRTGGQADDITLLAAQRVPIAPELVLDLAAEPAALRGARAELGAWLGLVGAAEHDVFVLQHAVGELATNAIEHAFGGNFGKDIIEVRAKLTPSGTVEATVTDHGGWRTPERQPTRGRGLALTAQLVQSLRVSPGATGTVATLRHQLTRPARLLSRLDDTPMIRPAAGTLEITELPGGDEARVRLEGPMDAASAAQVRQELLRRSRGGTVAMTVDLSGVTHLASAGVSALHLIAESHTDGRTALTLQAAPGSPARQILDLVGLPGVTP from the coding sequence GTGGACCTTCCAGGAGCGGACGAGCTGGACGCGATGGTGTCCGCGGTTGATCAGCTGCCGTTCATCGTCGCGGTGTGCGAGGGACCGGATCTTCTGATGGTCGCCGCCAACGCCGCGACCCGTGCGGTGCTGCCCGGCCGGGAGATCATCGGCCGGCCGATCCGCGACGTGCTCAGCGACCTGGCCGGCCAGCAGTGGGTCGACGCCTACTACGAGGTGTACCGGACCGGGGAGCCGATCACCGGGCGGCAGTGGCGGGCCCACCTGCAGCAGCCCGACGGGTCGGTGCTGGAGATGTTCGCGACCTTCACCATCGTGCCGTGGCTCGACGCCGCCGGTAACCGGCGTGGGGTGATCGGCGCCGGCTTCGACGTGACCGAACTTGCCCGCACCCGGCAGGCCGCCGAGGCGGAGGCCGACCGGCTGCGCCGCCGCTACGAGCAGAGCCGCGACGTGATCACGGCGCTGCAGCGGGAACTGCTGCCGTCCGGGCTGCCGGTGCTGCCCGGCCTGCAGGTGGCGGCGAGCTACCTGCTGGCCGAGACGGACACCGCCGCCGGTGGGGACTGGTTCGACGCGGTGTCCGGGCCGGACGGCCGGGTCGGGCTGGTCGTCGGGGACGTGGTCGGGCACGGCGTCACCGCCTCCGGAGTGATGGGCCAGCTGCGCGCGGTGCTGCAGGAACGGCTCGACGCGGGTGCGGACATCGGGCAGGCCCTGGCGGCCGCGGACCGGCTGGCGGGACGGGTGCGTGCCGCGCACGCGGCGACAGTCTGCCTGGTCCTGCTCGATCCGGGGACGGGCGAGTTCGCGTACTGCACGGCCGGGCACCCGGCGCCGCTGCTCGTCGCCGCCGACGGCCGGGCCCGCTACCTGCCGGGCAGCGGTGGCGTCCCGCTCGGCACCGGCGGGCACTTCCCGGTGCGGACCGGGCGGCTGGAAACCGGGGATCTGCTGCTGCTCTACAGCGACGGGATCCTGGAGCGGCCGGCCGTCAGCATCGACGGCGCGACCGGCAGCGCGACCGAGCTGGCCCAGGTGGCGGCGGCCGCGGCGGCCGGGCGCGCGCTGCACGATCCGAACGCGACGGCCGTCGAGCGGGTCTGCACGCAGGCCGTGGAGCTGCTGGTCCGCACCGGAGGGCAGGCGGACGACATCACGCTTCTGGCGGCTCAGCGCGTACCGATCGCTCCGGAACTTGTTCTTGATCTGGCGGCCGAGCCGGCCGCGCTGCGCGGCGCCCGCGCGGAGCTGGGTGCCTGGCTGGGCCTGGTGGGCGCGGCCGAGCACGACGTCTTCGTGCTGCAGCACGCGGTGGGCGAGCTGGCCACCAACGCGATCGAGCACGCCTTCGGCGGCAACTTCGGCAAGGACATCATCGAGGTACGCGCGAAGCTCACCCCGTCCGGCACGGTCGAGGCGACGGTGACCGACCACGGCGGCTGGCGTACGCCGGAGCGGCAACCCACCCGCGGGCGAGGACTGGCGCTCACCGCCCAGCTGGTGCAGAGCCTGCGGGTGAGCCCGGGCGCGACCGGCACCGTGGCGACGCTGCGGCACCAGCTCACCCGGCCGGCGCGGCTGCTCAGCCGCCTCGACGACACCCCGATGATCCGCCCCGCGGCCGGCACCCTGGAAATCACCGAGCTGCCCGGGGGCGACGAGGCCCGGGTCCGGCTGGAGGGGCCGATGGACGCCGCCTCCGCCGCCCAGGTCCGCCAGGAGCTGCTGCGCCGCAGCCGGGGCGGGACCGTGGCGATGACCGTGGACCTCTCCGGGGTGACCCATCTGGCCAGCGCCGGGGTGTCCGCCCTGCACCTGATCGCGGAGAGCCACACCGACGGCCGGACCGCTCTGACCCTGCAGGCCGCACCCGGCAGTCCGGCCCGGCAGATCCTCGACCTCGTCGGCCTGCCCGGGGTCACTCCATAG